One stretch of Candidatus Bathyarchaeia archaeon DNA includes these proteins:
- a CDS encoding S1C family serine protease, protein MALYSIDSRKATTSLFVLLFVMGALVGGIGSFYLNNRQITNLSGEVTDLQSHVSFLNASTNQTISNQTITIYQNGTSLVDIYAKSSPSVVLIHGSTSSGAVQGSGFIYNSSGKMVVLTNFHVVQDATDLSVTFSNGHGYATTVLGSDPYSDLAVLSTDDVPANELKPLNIVSSSSLRVGDQVVAIGNPYGLVGSLTTGVVSALGRSETAEFTQSFSISNLIQVSTPINPGNSGGPLLNAVGEVVGITNSVISDSQGVGFAVPSNAILREIASLVTTGSYTMHSLLGIASQPDMSDMTYNLAKQLNVDVTYGRYVGTVSEGGPSDGHLQAGDIIIAMNGTVIRNSDDLGSFLAEKTLPGDVVQITVVRNNAETTVNVTLGTRPQPNV, encoded by the coding sequence ATGGCCCTTTATAGCATAGATTCCCGTAAGGCAACTACCAGCCTTTTTGTTTTGCTTTTCGTAATGGGCGCACTTGTTGGGGGCATCGGCAGCTTTTACCTCAACAACCGCCAAATCACCAACCTATCCGGTGAAGTTACCGACTTGCAGAGCCACGTTTCTTTCCTTAACGCATCAACAAACCAAACCATCTCGAACCAAACAATCACAATCTACCAAAACGGGACATCCCTTGTTGACATCTACGCTAAGTCCAGCCCTTCGGTTGTGCTCATTCACGGCTCTACGAGCAGCGGTGCAGTGCAAGGTTCAGGATTTATCTATAACTCCTCCGGCAAAATGGTGGTCTTGACAAACTTCCATGTGGTGCAAGACGCAACTGACTTAAGTGTTACCTTCTCCAACGGCCACGGATACGCAACTACCGTTTTAGGCTCAGACCCCTACTCTGACTTGGCAGTTCTTTCAACTGACGATGTGCCCGCAAACGAACTTAAACCCCTCAACATAGTGAGCTCCAGCAGCCTTCGCGTCGGTGACCAAGTGGTGGCAATCGGAAACCCCTATGGGTTAGTCGGCTCTCTAACCACCGGCGTTGTGAGTGCACTTGGGCGCTCCGAAACAGCCGAATTCACCCAAAGCTTCTCAATAAGTAACCTGATACAAGTCAGCACACCAATCAACCCAGGCAACTCGGGTGGTCCATTGCTGAACGCTGTGGGTGAAGTTGTGGGGATAACGAACTCGGTGATTTCTGATTCTCAAGGTGTAGGCTTCGCAGTGCCTTCAAATGCTATTCTACGGGAAATCGCCTCTTTGGTTACAACGGGCAGCTACACCATGCACTCTTTGCTTGGTATTGCTTCTCAGCCAGACATGTCCGACATGACCTACAATTTAGCAAAACAGTTGAATGTTGACGTTACTTACGGAAGATACGTTGGCACAGTGTCCGAAGGCGGACCTTCCGATGGGCACCTTCAAGCCGGAGACATAATCATAGCCATGAACGGAACCGTTATCCGAAACAGCGATGACTTAGGCAGCTTCTTGGCAGAAAAGACCTTGCCTGGCGATGTAGTTCAGATTACCGTGGTTAGAAACAACGCAGAAACAACAGTCAACGTGACCCTAGGCACCCGACCGCAACCAAACGTTTAA
- a CDS encoding ferredoxin family protein — translation MLKVNGKTFHGIPREQIPWGPKVNYEKCVSCGKCVTYCKLGIYDFEEAEGKKKPVVVRPNNCVVFCKGCQDVCPAGAISHPSRKETQELIGELRRAAKAGEGDGSTKKIT, via the coding sequence ATGCTTAAAGTGAATGGAAAAACTTTCCATGGAATTCCTAGAGAACAGATTCCGTGGGGTCCAAAGGTGAATTATGAGAAATGTGTTTCTTGCGGCAAATGTGTGACTTACTGCAAGTTGGGCATTTACGATTTTGAGGAGGCAGAGGGAAAAAAGAAGCCCGTCGTCGTGAGACCTAATAATTGTGTTGTTTTTTGTAAAGGTTGCCAAGATGTTTGTCCGGCAGGCGCGATTTCGCACCCCTCGAGGAAAGAAACGCAGGAGTTGATTGGGGAGCTGCGCAGGGCTGCGAAAGCGGGGGAAGGGGATGGGTCGACCAAGAAAATAACATAA
- a CDS encoding ferredoxin family protein has product MSEETYEGIPRKLIPWSPKIDYEKCVTCGKCVEFCHKEAFEFQEKDGKKITVAKNPSTCVVFCRGCEDICPTGAISHPSEEKTKQIIEKLRRNKA; this is encoded by the coding sequence ATGTCGGAAGAAACTTATGAAGGCATACCCAGAAAACTGATACCGTGGAGCCCCAAAATAGATTACGAGAAATGTGTCACATGCGGAAAATGCGTTGAATTCTGCCATAAAGAGGCATTCGAATTTCAAGAAAAAGATGGAAAGAAAATAACTGTGGCTAAAAACCCCAGCACATGCGTGGTGTTTTGCAGGGGTTGTGAGGACATCTGCCCAACTGGCGCTATTTCTCACCCGTCAGAAGAAAAAACAAAACAGATAATTGAGAAATTAAGAAGAAATAAGGCTTAG
- a CDS encoding PQQ-binding-like beta-propeller repeat protein, producing the protein MKLKKSILLVLMVVALLSFSAASKETASSVSEDWPMFHHDLLHTGFTTNAPTAASDNLLWSYMTNHVVWASPAIVDGRLYIGSDGGIAYCLNSSEGTLIWKYTIPSTGRNRPDVTGPAIGSSMAVAGGFVYFGCYDRNIYCLDALTGEKIWNFTTNNSVQSSPAVADNRVYVGSWDGDIYCLDAGTGAKIWNFTAGGLIESSPAVVNGRVFVGSTNFNVYCLDASSGTEIWTYKTGNVVQSSPTVVGDYVYIGSEDNNVYCLSALNGSKVWNYTTPGWVDSSPAVSNGYVYVGSWELGADSYDIASKVYCLDAATGKEIWNYLTFGGVNSSPAVAGGHVYVGGWDGKVYCLDASTGEKVWSYATGNHVNSSPAVVGDDVYVGSWDHMVYAFGVQSTGDTSYPAPSPSIPEFPSSALVGAIVVMMGALTIIIVRRIGKSVYNPLTSLSDD; encoded by the coding sequence ATGAAACTTAAAAAAAGCATTTTGCTTGTTCTAATGGTCGTAGCGTTACTCTCATTTAGTGCCGCATCAAAAGAAACAGCCAGTTCTGTTTCGGAGGATTGGCCAATGTTCCATCATGACCTTCTTCACACAGGCTTCACAACCAACGCTCCAACGGCAGCTTCAGATAATTTGTTATGGAGTTATATGACTAACCACGTAGTTTGGGCTTCCCCCGCAATAGTTGACGGACGCCTTTACATAGGCTCCGATGGCGGAATCGCATACTGCCTCAACTCATCTGAGGGCACCCTGATATGGAAATACACAATTCCTTCAACAGGCCGAAATAGACCAGATGTAACGGGTCCGGCAATTGGTTCTTCAATGGCAGTTGCAGGCGGTTTTGTTTACTTTGGATGTTACGACCGCAACATATATTGTCTGGACGCCCTCACAGGCGAAAAAATCTGGAATTTCACTACAAACAACTCTGTTCAATCTAGCCCAGCCGTTGCTGATAACCGTGTCTACGTTGGGTCTTGGGACGGAGACATATATTGCCTTGATGCAGGTACAGGGGCCAAAATCTGGAACTTCACAGCTGGAGGACTCATTGAGTCATCTCCTGCAGTCGTCAACGGTCGAGTCTTTGTAGGTTCAACAAATTTCAATGTTTATTGTTTAGATGCTTCTTCGGGAACCGAAATCTGGACATACAAAACTGGAAATGTCGTGCAGTCCTCACCCACAGTTGTTGGAGATTACGTATATATTGGCTCCGAAGACAACAATGTTTACTGTCTTAGCGCGTTAAATGGGTCCAAGGTCTGGAATTACACCACTCCAGGATGGGTTGACTCTTCGCCAGCGGTTTCCAACGGTTACGTTTACGTTGGGTCATGGGAGTTAGGTGCAGATTCTTATGACATTGCTTCAAAAGTGTATTGTCTTGATGCGGCAACAGGCAAAGAAATCTGGAATTATCTAACGTTCGGCGGCGTGAATTCATCCCCTGCCGTTGCGGGCGGCCATGTCTATGTTGGAGGATGGGATGGAAAGGTCTATTGCCTCGACGCATCAACAGGTGAAAAGGTTTGGAGTTATGCAACTGGAAACCATGTGAATTCTTCCCCTGCCGTTGTAGGCGACGATGTTTATGTGGGGTCATGGGACCATATGGTGTATGCGTTTGGAGTGCAATCAACTGGCGATACATCGTATCCTGCACCTTCTCCGTCAATTCCAGAATTTCCCAGCAGTGCCTTGGTTGGGGCAATTGTTGTGATGATGGGGGCTTTAACTATTATCATAGTCAGAAGAATAGGAAAGAGTGTATATAATCCGTTAACAAGCTTGTCAGATGATTGA
- a CDS encoding ArsR/SmtB family transcription factor: protein MCPNAENSLRLKARVFYALSDPIRLKTLEFLRDGEKCVCEIVPHINLVQPVVSRHLKILRDSGLLRCRKEGTRRLYSVTDMRIYNILDALSPDFSEFLTKEIMEHAVCR from the coding sequence ATGTGCCCAAATGCAGAAAACAGTCTTCGACTAAAAGCCCGCGTATTTTATGCCCTCTCAGACCCAATAAGGCTAAAAACTCTTGAGTTCTTGCGCGACGGCGAAAAATGCGTCTGCGAAATTGTGCCCCACATAAACCTGGTTCAGCCAGTGGTTTCACGTCACCTCAAAATCCTGCGGGATTCAGGACTGTTGCGGTGCCGAAAAGAAGGCACTCGACGTCTTTACTCAGTGACCGATATGCGAATCTACAACATTTTGGATGCTTTATCGCCGGATTTTTCAGAGTTTTTAACTAAAGAAATCATGGAACACGCCGTCTGCCGATGA
- a CDS encoding PadR family transcriptional regulator, which yields MSKNLLRGALLDAVLLGLIHDASSHGLHGYALLLMIEKQYGVRLGPSTVYPELKVLERRGLIVSRWDFTSSKARCLYRITNKGQNLLKTYSVQLRLVVPTLLTQKSSFQRGNALSLR from the coding sequence TTGAGTAAGAATCTGTTGCGTGGTGCCTTGCTGGATGCTGTTCTGCTAGGTCTCATCCACGATGCTTCAAGCCATGGTTTGCATGGGTATGCTCTTTTGTTGATGATTGAAAAACAGTATGGTGTACGTTTAGGACCATCAACCGTATACCCCGAGTTAAAGGTGCTTGAGCGCCGTGGCCTTATCGTTTCCCGCTGGGATTTCACGTCAAGCAAAGCCCGATGCCTCTACCGCATAACCAACAAGGGACAAAATCTGCTAAAAACCTACTCGGTTCAGTTGAGACTTGTAGTCCCAACTTTATTGACTCAAAAATCATCATTTCAAAGAGGAAACGCCTTAAGTTTGAGGTAG
- a CDS encoding ArsR/SmtB family transcription factor yields the protein MSEPSQIDFMLKIVENPVRRKIIKRLSQEPSYALELAKEIREAQQLVTAHLALMEREGFVGSSTEASPIGPRRKLYFLKQSAYLTVSFGPHLYNEQLLTFETLPPEISKDATEFLERINKIQLTKRTKIEPLSNLLSDIDEKLSRLEDEKRVLLCIRNLTMQHASEELEIQEKTHNEKRVLHFIMDERSTDIEDIAEALNLQESTIRMLLAKLKNDLPQT from the coding sequence ATGTCTGAACCATCACAAATCGACTTCATGTTAAAAATTGTGGAAAACCCCGTCCGCAGAAAAATCATCAAACGCCTTAGCCAAGAGCCGAGTTACGCTTTGGAATTGGCTAAAGAAATTCGAGAAGCCCAACAGCTAGTGACTGCACATTTGGCTTTGATGGAGCGAGAAGGGTTTGTGGGTTCAAGCACAGAAGCAAGCCCCATCGGACCCAGACGAAAACTCTATTTTCTCAAACAGTCAGCTTATCTGACGGTGAGTTTTGGACCCCACCTGTACAACGAGCAGCTGCTAACATTTGAAACTTTGCCACCTGAGATTTCTAAGGACGCCACGGAGTTTTTAGAGAGAATCAACAAAATTCAACTAACCAAAAGAACTAAAATTGAACCCTTATCAAATCTTCTTTCAGACATTGATGAAAAACTTTCCCGGCTTGAGGACGAAAAAAGGGTCTTGCTCTGCATCCGAAACTTGACTATGCAGCACGCGAGCGAAGAACTCGAAATCCAAGAAAAGACACATAACGAGAAAAGAGTGCTCCACTTCATTATGGATGAAAGAAGCACCGACATTGAAGACATAGCGGAAGCGTTGAACTTGCAAGAATCAACAATTCGGATGCTGCTGGCTAAACTTAAAAATGACCTACCTCAAACTTAA
- a CDS encoding Hsp20/alpha crystallin family protein, with protein sequence MVEDKTKKKTNVSSATPGTSITKTHEQAGLARGIDDMFSEFRRSFDDLMKPFFSFPVEMEQWMELPARYAQVDLVDNGESYTVTAELPGFNKDQVDVQINKDGVAIRAECREENENKRKNYLHRERAYSSMQRFIAFPEEVTPDKVEGTMKEGVLELKVPKKEPKPEEKPHKVEIK encoded by the coding sequence ATGGTTGAAGACAAAACAAAAAAGAAAACAAATGTATCCTCAGCAACACCTGGAACCTCAATAACAAAAACCCACGAACAAGCGGGATTAGCTAGAGGCATAGACGACATGTTTAGCGAATTCCGCAGGTCATTTGACGACCTCATGAAACCATTCTTTTCGTTCCCAGTTGAAATGGAACAATGGATGGAACTCCCAGCCAGATATGCCCAAGTGGACCTCGTAGATAACGGCGAATCCTACACCGTAACCGCCGAACTGCCAGGCTTTAACAAAGACCAAGTGGACGTGCAAATCAACAAAGACGGCGTAGCAATCAGAGCCGAATGCAGAGAGGAAAACGAAAACAAACGCAAAAACTACCTACACCGAGAAAGAGCCTACTCTTCAATGCAAAGATTCATCGCATTCCCTGAAGAAGTCACCCCCGACAAAGTCGAAGGCACAATGAAAGAGGGCGTGCTGGAACTCAAAGTCCCCAAGAAGGAACCTAAACCAGAAGAGAAACCGCACAAGGTCGAAATTAAATAG
- a CDS encoding ArsR family transcriptional regulator yields MTNTKLEEYIAITKIVAHQGPLNFQQLSEHTDIEPPKLKEQIEFLIEQGIINTQKQPENSPPTYTASTRGIKVLKFFNLNEPIKNDPNNLAP; encoded by the coding sequence ATGACCAACACAAAGCTAGAGGAATACATAGCCATTACAAAAATTGTCGCCCACCAAGGACCACTGAACTTTCAACAATTGTCAGAACACACAGACATCGAACCCCCAAAACTAAAAGAACAAATCGAATTCCTAATTGAACAAGGCATCATCAACACCCAAAAACAACCCGAAAACAGTCCACCAACATACACCGCATCCACACGCGGCATCAAAGTGCTCAAATTCTTTAACCTAAACGAACCCATCAAAAACGACCCAAACAACCTCGCCCCTTAA
- a CDS encoding UbiA family prenyltransferase produces MKRIATLLTSTSLLLALDGPLIVIFGYLLYGISINFLIVAASFLAVFSVYNLNKATDKTEDAINRPGAATKSTSYYVIPSFIAMIASFIIAFAVNIFALLILMTPIVVGFFYSVKITHKLPRLKEIVGAKSIFVAFTWSLSGAFLPLTTGYADGYRIGLVFCYIFIQVIVNTILFDTLDIKGDAASGMKTVPIILGKNRTRRLLVVTNSILCVWLVFCGLEGIFVKYLPALGFGVFYTYVLIWHFMSGNCPRLLAEVLVDGQWFPIVVLMKIIPL; encoded by the coding sequence TTGAAACGAATTGCCACCCTCCTTACATCTACTTCGCTGCTTCTCGCGTTGGATGGTCCGCTCATTGTTATTTTTGGGTACTTACTTTACGGCATTTCAATAAACTTCCTAATTGTTGCCGCTTCATTTCTGGCGGTTTTTTCGGTTTACAACCTTAACAAGGCAACCGACAAAACAGAAGACGCTATCAATCGACCGGGCGCAGCAACAAAATCGACAAGCTACTACGTTATTCCTTCGTTTATAGCTATGATTGCAAGTTTCATAATTGCATTCGCGGTGAATATTTTTGCTCTTTTAATTCTTATGACGCCTATTGTTGTGGGTTTTTTTTACAGCGTTAAAATTACACACAAGCTGCCAAGACTTAAAGAAATAGTGGGGGCAAAAAGCATATTTGTGGCGTTCACTTGGAGCTTGTCGGGGGCGTTTTTACCGTTGACTACGGGCTACGCGGATGGTTATAGAATCGGTTTGGTTTTTTGTTATATCTTCATTCAGGTGATTGTGAACACTATTCTTTTTGACACTTTGGATATCAAAGGAGATGCGGCGTCAGGCATGAAAACTGTTCCTATAATTCTGGGCAAGAACCGTACGAGGCGTTTGCTTGTAGTTACAAACTCTATTTTGTGTGTGTGGTTGGTTTTCTGCGGATTAGAAGGTATATTTGTTAAGTATTTGCCTGCGCTTGGGTTTGGGGTGTTTTACACTTACGTGCTGATTTGGCATTTCATGAGCGGTAACTGCCCAAGACTTTTGGCAGAGGTATTGGTGGATGGCCAGTGGTTTCCTATAGTGGTTCTTATGAAAATTATTCCGTTGTGA
- a CDS encoding helix-turn-helix transcriptional regulator, translating into MEYLAPLRSELKLKILLSLLSGEKKISELKTEIDVRETTILHVLKDFEAENLTTKTAGTYKLTSLGLLTAQIGKEAAEAAEVLEKFKDFWLQHDITALPASLMSKIGALKEATLIRTDTLELDKVYETYLQILMPSNRVIGISPIFHPDYVKAIADIIGQGNTVELILTTPVLNKIYSMVETTPIKSAIENEKLKIYLQEGLKVALTVTEKNFSLGLFNLNGEYDDRMDLISLSPHAIHWGEQLFLEYLKTSRRLTPETVA; encoded by the coding sequence TTGGAGTATCTTGCGCCTCTCCGTTCAGAACTCAAGCTGAAAATCCTGCTGAGCCTTTTGAGTGGAGAGAAGAAAATATCGGAATTAAAAACCGAAATCGACGTTAGAGAAACTACAATCCTACATGTTCTCAAAGATTTTGAAGCAGAAAACCTCACAACAAAAACCGCGGGAACCTACAAGTTGACTTCGCTAGGTTTGTTAACGGCACAAATAGGCAAGGAAGCCGCTGAAGCCGCTGAGGTGCTTGAAAAATTTAAAGACTTTTGGCTACAGCATGACATAACGGCTTTACCGGCTAGTTTAATGTCAAAAATTGGCGCCCTCAAAGAAGCCACCTTAATCCGCACCGACACACTTGAACTGGATAAGGTCTACGAAACATACCTTCAGATCTTGATGCCCTCAAATCGAGTCATTGGCATTTCACCCATTTTCCACCCCGACTATGTAAAAGCCATAGCAGATATTATTGGTCAAGGAAACACGGTAGAGCTTATACTCACCACACCGGTCCTGAACAAAATTTACTCGATGGTGGAAACAACTCCGATAAAATCAGCGATAGAGAATGAAAAACTCAAAATCTATCTCCAAGAGGGGTTAAAGGTTGCTCTCACAGTTACGGAAAAAAATTTTTCCTTGGGCCTTTTTAACTTAAACGGGGAATACGATGACCGAATGGACCTTATATCGCTTAGTCCACACGCCATACATTGGGGAGAGCAACTTTTTCTGGAATACCTCAAAACAAGCAGGAGGCTTACACCAGAAACAGTCGCGTAA
- a CDS encoding polysaccharide deacetylase family protein, whose product MRSIGTAVLLVVLVSCASILIATGITGVPVMPPSVQEYVYAPTVPSVDEKVVCIVFDDGWKSQLEALPILKSHNFTATFALVTSYIGYPAYMDWTEVASVAQNGNDIVSHTYSHLNLSVVNAEVLDREIATSQQMLRSKGYAADILVYPYGEGDANQTVRQKVEQYYLLARGVNEGKCNLDAVDRYNLCSYGVYNDTTLEAFAAYLNGTQGNTITILYYHKIGNEPVNMAVTKEAFQTQMQYLEDHNYTVRTLTQQFLKPQPKP is encoded by the coding sequence ATGCGAAGTATAGGAACAGCAGTTCTTCTTGTGGTGCTTGTTTCATGTGCCTCAATCCTAATAGCTACGGGAATAACTGGCGTCCCCGTTATGCCCCCGTCAGTGCAAGAATATGTTTATGCGCCGACGGTTCCCTCAGTGGATGAAAAAGTTGTTTGCATCGTGTTTGATGATGGCTGGAAGTCTCAGTTAGAGGCGTTACCCATACTGAAAAGCCATAACTTTACTGCAACCTTTGCCTTAGTTACCTCCTACATCGGATACCCCGCATACATGGATTGGACTGAGGTCGCTTCTGTTGCCCAGAACGGTAACGACATCGTAAGCCACACTTATAGTCATCTGAATCTTTCGGTTGTGAATGCCGAAGTCTTGGACCGGGAGATAGCCACAAGTCAGCAGATGCTTCGCTCTAAAGGTTACGCTGCGGATATTCTTGTTTACCCGTATGGTGAAGGTGATGCGAACCAGACTGTTCGACAGAAAGTTGAGCAGTATTACCTGCTTGCACGAGGCGTAAATGAAGGCAAATGCAATTTGGACGCCGTTGATAGGTATAACTTGTGTTCATATGGCGTTTATAATGATACTACTTTGGAGGCGTTCGCTGCCTACTTAAACGGCACTCAAGGCAACACCATAACCATACTGTACTACCACAAAATAGGCAATGAACCTGTGAACATGGCAGTTACCAAGGAAGCTTTCCAGACCCAAATGCAGTATCTCGAAGACCACAACTACACCGTCCGAACCCTGACCCAGCAATTCCTAAAACCCCAACCCAAACCATAA
- a CDS encoding DUF3303 domain-containing protein has translation MVTLVHPQELCFGKKEYNEEGKRWFNGMKASAEKYGVKVHGAWVCPIEHVFYIMLESDDFKAVSGFLSPPMLTHHKGKISPLITWEEAYEAVKP, from the coding sequence ATGGTGACTTTGGTTCATCCTCAGGAGTTGTGTTTTGGCAAAAAAGAATACAATGAGGAGGGTAAACGGTGGTTCAATGGCATGAAGGCTTCAGCGGAAAAGTACGGCGTGAAAGTACATGGCGCTTGGGTCTGTCCAATAGAGCATGTTTTCTACATTATGTTGGAATCAGACGATTTCAAAGCGGTTTCAGGTTTTCTAAGCCCGCCAATGTTGACACATCATAAAGGGAAAATTTCGCCGCTTATTACTTGGGAAGAAGCCTACGAAGCAGTAAAACCATAA
- a CDS encoding PQQ-binding-like beta-propeller repeat protein, whose translation MAFNGLVFAAVSDGTVAINGTTGEVVWRNNVGGDLFRYGWGIGMSKIDDNYMVIYNTCVKISDGSVVWVGSRGFSVPYLIFNGAGYVPELKMFVDATAGWNLPDPSQPPTLAWSVASEVDIGSGYAVYGDGKVFIGGSDAFLRCRDAKTGDLLWETPTTVNNFIYGMSYAEGRVFHGGLDGNMRAWNATNGELLWTYNPHSFYNMWASSTAYAYGIVYEHNQDAYLYAVNASTGELIWRQKGPGVGYSGILSIADGKVYCEMGSSVYRDPATGEYGHDEFNCYDAFTGQLIWSLPMQNDDPMNYQCIAYGNLYVVPTSVPTNPTGEYTYSYDLTVGELWCISSQVNDWSMFLSDSAHSAEGAGPTDLKLNWKFEAGAAIVSNPTLDNGICYFGCFDKNIYAIDAATGSKLWAFKTNFAVKSSPAVVNGMLYTGADDGSVYCLNAATGTKIWQTDAGNITNSQLGGSDFRSSPVVVGNKVYVGALDGNLYCIDANSGAVSWKFQTGASILATPVVYNNAVYITSSTQPNGSAYCLEAATGNIIWNATIAYYTLVGPYLVASPTLAPDLNLLFVRDGYRLNYALNASTGATVWTYQALNNPSTPQQANGAAQMGSMICKYGKVYLNDYYGVSCLNATDGTRLWHTYLNRENLAQSLTYSYGRIYTVNEARMIYVLDAQTGAKLSYYDQFGSQTHSAPTPYNGFLYIGCYDWNLYCFGDERLMTAATTEQSPEPTSTPTPTETPTPTPEPVATSTPTETPTQTPAPTAKPTSTATPSPQPTETPTPEPTVSSPDTTLYVAIGIVIVIAVVAVAMLLLRKRK comes from the coding sequence GTGGCTTTTAATGGATTAGTATTTGCTGCTGTCAGCGACGGAACCGTAGCTATCAACGGCACAACTGGCGAGGTCGTATGGCGGAACAATGTTGGCGGTGACCTTTTCAGATATGGTTGGGGTATTGGCATGTCCAAAATCGACGATAACTACATGGTAATCTACAACACATGCGTCAAGATTTCCGACGGCTCAGTAGTCTGGGTTGGATCCCGAGGCTTTAGCGTGCCATATCTGATTTTCAACGGCGCTGGCTACGTTCCAGAACTAAAAATGTTCGTCGATGCAACCGCAGGCTGGAATCTTCCTGACCCCTCTCAGCCCCCTACACTCGCATGGAGCGTAGCAAGTGAGGTGGATATTGGTTCGGGTTATGCTGTTTACGGTGACGGAAAAGTGTTCATAGGCGGCTCTGATGCATTCTTAAGATGTCGTGATGCAAAGACTGGAGATTTACTATGGGAAACACCGACGACTGTAAACAATTTCATATACGGTATGTCTTACGCTGAAGGCAGAGTCTTTCATGGTGGTCTCGACGGTAACATGCGTGCTTGGAACGCAACCAATGGTGAACTACTTTGGACCTATAACCCTCATTCATTCTACAACATGTGGGCTTCTTCAACAGCTTACGCGTACGGGATAGTCTACGAGCACAACCAAGATGCATATTTATACGCAGTTAACGCGTCTACGGGTGAATTAATTTGGCGACAAAAAGGACCAGGCGTTGGATACTCGGGTATTCTTTCTATTGCTGATGGCAAGGTCTATTGTGAGATGGGTTCTAGTGTTTACCGAGACCCCGCTACAGGAGAATATGGTCACGACGAATTCAACTGTTATGATGCTTTCACAGGGCAGCTTATCTGGTCTCTTCCAATGCAAAACGACGACCCCATGAATTACCAGTGCATCGCATATGGCAACCTCTATGTGGTCCCAACTTCAGTTCCAACAAATCCAACTGGAGAATACACATATTCCTACGACCTAACTGTTGGCGAATTATGGTGCATAAGTAGCCAAGTTAACGATTGGTCCATGTTCCTATCAGATTCTGCACATTCTGCTGAAGGCGCTGGACCAACAGATTTGAAGCTCAACTGGAAATTTGAAGCAGGCGCCGCAATCGTGTCAAATCCGACCTTAGATAACGGAATATGCTATTTTGGATGCTTTGACAAAAACATCTATGCTATAGACGCGGCTACTGGTAGTAAACTTTGGGCGTTCAAAACAAACTTCGCTGTTAAGTCTTCACCAGCAGTGGTTAACGGCATGCTTTATACAGGAGCTGACGATGGAAGCGTTTACTGCCTCAATGCTGCTACAGGTACCAAAATCTGGCAGACGGACGCGGGCAACATAACAAATAGTCAACTTGGCGGCAGTGACTTCCGAAGCTCTCCAGTGGTAGTTGGAAACAAGGTTTACGTGGGCGCACTTGATGGCAATTTGTATTGCATAGATGCCAACAGCGGAGCAGTTAGTTGGAAGTTCCAAACAGGCGCATCCATACTCGCAACACCTGTTGTCTACAACAACGCGGTTTACATAACTTCAAGCACTCAACCAAACGGCAGCGCTTACTGCTTAGAAGCAGCAACTGGAAACATTATCTGGAATGCGACCATAGCATACTACACCTTAGTTGGACCGTATCTAGTGGCATCGCCGACACTGGCACCTGACTTAAATTTGCTGTTTGTACGTGACGGATACCGATTAAACTATGCATTAAACGCTTCAACAGGCGCAACAGTATGGACATATCAAGCATTGAACAATCCATCAACTCCACAACAAGCAAACGGCGCGGCACAAATGGGCAGCATGATATGCAAATACGGCAAAGTCTACCTAAATGATTACTACGGAGTAAGCTGTCTTAACGCAACGGACGGAACGCGCCTCTGGCACACATATTTAAATCGTGAGAACCTTGCCCAGAGCCTGACCTACTCGTATGGTCGAATATACACCGTTAACGAAGCACGAATGATATATGTTCTAGACGCCCAAACAGGCGCCAAACTTTCATACTATGACCAATTCGGGAGCCAGACACACTCAGCACCAACACCATACAACGGTTTCCTGTACATCGGATGCTACGACTGGAACTTATACTGCTTCGGCGATGAACGTTTGATGACGGCAGCTACGACGGAACAATCACCTGAGCCCACTTCGACACCAACGCCAACCGAAACCCCAACTCCGACACCCGAACCAGTAGCTACATCCACGCCAACCGAAACCCCCACACAAACACCTGCACCAACCGCCAAACCAACCTCCACCGCAACTCCTTCACCCCAGCCAACAGAGACGCCGACGCCAGAACCAACAGTTTCCTCACCTGACACAACGCTCTACGTAGCAATAGGCATCGTAATTGTCATCGCAGTCGTTGCAGTCGCAATGTTGCTCCTTAGAAAACGCAAATAA